In Phycisphaerae bacterium, the genomic window TGACGGCCCGCACTCTTGCGACACACGCCTTGTCGATTTTCGGTGATCACTCCGACGTCATGGCCTGTCGTCAGACGGGTTTTGCTCTGCTGGCCTCGGGCTCGGTGCAGGAAGCCCACGACATGGCGTGCATCGGCACGGCAGCCTCGCTTCAGAGCCGCGTACCATTCCTGCACTTCTTCGACGGATTCCGGACCTCGCATGAAGTGGCCAAGATGGAGTTGCTGTCGGACGACGATTTGCGTTTCATGGTTGAGGAGCAGTACGTCAAGGCGCACCGCGATCGGGCGCTGACGCCGGACCGACCTTTGCTTCGGGGCACGGCCCAGAACCCGGACACCTTCTTCCAGGCTCGCGAGGCCTGCAACCGCTTCTATGACGCGTGCCCGGAGATCGTCCAGGCGACAATGGACAAGTTTGCCGGCCGGGTCGGCCGCAAGTACCACCTGTTTGATTATGTCGGCGCGCCGGATGCGGAACGGGTGATCATTCTGATGGGCTCGGGGGCGGAAACCGCCCACGCGACCGCCGAATACCTGGTCGCCAAGGGGGAGAAGGTCGGGGTGGTGAAAGTTCGCCTCTATCGTCCTTTCTCGGCCAAGCATCTGCTGCAAGCGTTGCCCAAGAGCGTGAAATCGATCGCCGTTCTGGACCGGACCAAGGAGCCTGGTGCGATCGGAGAGCCGTTGTACCTTGACGTGGTAGCGGCCATCCGGGAGGCGCGGGCACGGGGCACGTCGCCGCTGGCCAACGACCCGCGGATCATCGGCGGTCGATACGGGTTGTCGAGCAAGGACTTCACGCCGGCAATGGTCAAGGCGGTGTACGATGAGCTGGCCAAGAGCAACCCGATACAGCATTTCACGGTGGGCATCGTGGACGACGTGACGCATCTGTCGCTGGCCGTAGACGAGAGCTTTGACATCGAGCCGGCGGACGTCGTCAAAGCGGTGTTCTTCGGTCTCGGCGCCGATGGCACCGTGGGGGCGAACAAGAACTCGATCAAGATCATCGGCGAGGAGACGGGCAACCACGCTCAGGGCTACTTCGTCTACGACTCGAAGAAGTCGGGCGCGATGACGATCTCGCATCTTCGCTTCGGGCCGAATCCGATCCGTCTGCCTTACCTGATCAAGAAGGCGAGCTTCGTGGCCTGCCATCAGTTCGTGTTCCTCGAGAAATACGACGTGCTGAGCTACGCGGCTCCGGGGGCGGTATTCCTGTTGAACTCGCCTTACGGCAAGGATGAGGTCTGGGATCATCTGCCGCTGGAGGTGCAGCAGGACATCATCGACAAGAAGCTGAAGTTCTACGTCATTGACGGTTACGCGGTGGCCAAGGAGACCGGGATGGGGTCGCGGGTAAACACCATCATGCAGACCTGCTTCTTCGCCATTTCGGGCGTTCTGCCGCGTGAGGAGGCCATCGACCAGATCAAGAAAGCGATCAAGAAGACGTACGGCAAGAAAGGCGAAGAGGTGGTCAAGCGCAACTACGCCGCGGTGGACGCCACGCTTGCCAAGCTGCACGAAGTGAGCGTTCCGCCACGGGCGACGGCCACGCAGAAGCGGCTGCCGATGGTCTCGGATGCCGCTCCGGACTTCGTCAAGCGCGTGACTGCGGTAATGATGGCCGGCCTGGGCGACGCCCTGCCGGTGAGCGCCTTCCCGGTCGACGGCACCTACGACACGGCCACGACTCAGTGGGAGAAGCGGAACATCGCCCTTGAAATCCCGATCTGGGACCCATCGCTCTGCATCCAGTGCAACAAGTGCTCGATCGTCTGCCCGCATGCGGCCATCCGACCGAAGGTGTTCGACGCCGCGTTGCTTTCGAAGGCGCCGGCGGATTTCCGCTCGACGGACTACAAGGGCAAGGAGTACAAGGGCTGC contains:
- the nifJ gene encoding pyruvate:ferredoxin (flavodoxin) oxidoreductase gives rise to the protein MAQRNITTIDGNEAAASVAHRLSEVIAIYPITPSSPMGEFADEWSAKGQKNIWGTAPQVTEMQSEAGAAAAVHGALQAGALVTTFTASQGLLLMIPSMYKIAGELTSFCMHVTARTLATHALSIFGDHSDVMACRQTGFALLASGSVQEAHDMACIGTAASLQSRVPFLHFFDGFRTSHEVAKMELLSDDDLRFMVEEQYVKAHRDRALTPDRPLLRGTAQNPDTFFQAREACNRFYDACPEIVQATMDKFAGRVGRKYHLFDYVGAPDAERVIILMGSGAETAHATAEYLVAKGEKVGVVKVRLYRPFSAKHLLQALPKSVKSIAVLDRTKEPGAIGEPLYLDVVAAIREARARGTSPLANDPRIIGGRYGLSSKDFTPAMVKAVYDELAKSNPIQHFTVGIVDDVTHLSLAVDESFDIEPADVVKAVFFGLGADGTVGANKNSIKIIGEETGNHAQGYFVYDSKKSGAMTISHLRFGPNPIRLPYLIKKASFVACHQFVFLEKYDVLSYAAPGAVFLLNSPYGKDEVWDHLPLEVQQDIIDKKLKFYVIDGYAVAKETGMGSRVNTIMQTCFFAISGVLPREEAIDQIKKAIKKTYGKKGEEVVKRNYAAVDATLAKLHEVSVPPRATATQKRLPMVSDAAPDFVKRVTAVMMAGLGDALPVSAFPVDGTYDTATTQWEKRNIALEIPIWDPSLCIQCNKCSIVCPHAAIRPKVFDAALLSKAPADFRSTDYKGKEYKGCKFVVQVAPEDCTGCGLCVSVCPAKDKSNPKHKAINMEPQIAIRARERANYTFFLDLPDVDRTTIERVNVKSSQLFRPLFEYSGACTGCGETPYVKLLTQLFGDRLLIGNATGCSSIYGGNLPTTPYCKDHNGRGPAWNNSLFEDAAEFAFGFRLAIDKHIEQARELLVQLGSQIGDNLTSELLSADQSTEAGIKAQRDRVVALRQKLAGIDSEPARRLNLLADYLVKKSVWGMGGDGWAYDIGYGGLDHVCSMRRDINLLVLDTEVYSNTGGQASKSTPIGASAKFASAGKSVGKKDLGLMAMSYGHVYVASVSMGAKDTHTVQAFLEAESYPGPSLIIAYSHCIAHGYDLVHGLEQQKMAVDSGIWPLYRYDPRRQAAGEPPLVLDSTPSGIPVQEYMRNETRFRMVEKIDPARFQRLSIEAQLAATRRVAVYDHLAKLSVPKGNGDGQKA